The Onychomys torridus chromosome 4, mOncTor1.1, whole genome shotgun sequence DNA window TCCTCAGTGACTATCATTTACTTCTGTTGCCCTATGGATGTGGTTTCTCACAGTGGGTGGTGCTTCTTTTGTATGGCTGTGTTTCTCACTGATTTGAAGGCTTTGTAAATCCTGTGTGTTCACCTTAGATGATGGGCATATCTTATATCTTCTACTTgccttttctgtcttttggtaGGCTTGATGGAAAGGTTTCCTTGTTGCTGGAGGCTTTGTTGCTCTGGCTCATGCTGCCTCACCCATTCCTAGTTCTCTTTGGTTTTTGAAACTTCTGTAGAATTGTGCGGGTTTGTATAGGGATTGAGCATCTATCTACCACTCCTCATAAAGGGTGTGAGTGGCAGGTGTCTGCTTTTATCCAGCTCTTCCGCTTTTGGTCTCTTGCTGCTGTTGTCATATTGCTTTACTGTTTAATTCTTACTTGCTGTGGTTTTAATAAGTTCGATACTGGCTAGAATAAATTCacttttgttttcataaattGTCTTAGCATTTCCTGTTAGATGAATTTGGGGAGGTCAACCTATTCCTGGACTTTAGGAACCCTGCCATAATCTTAACTTGAATGTTGAATTTCTGGATTAATCTGGAATACCAAGAGGTACTGAAGGAAGAGTAAATTTAGTCAAGTAAGGGATGTCTAGACTGCTGCATTCCTAACATGTGCAGGTGGTTCTCAGTAGGAAAAGCTCAAGAGAGCTCTGGAGCCATTTGGAGTAGGGGACATCCCAGATAAACTACTTCCCCTAAGCCAGGGAATGCTCTCTAGCTTCATGGTTGGGCAGATGAGGCCCCTGAACATGAGTGTAGAGAAAGATGAAGTAGCTTCGGGCTCTTATTTGCTGGGCTAAGAGGCCTTAGTTTCCATCTCAGCATGAAGGTATTTGTGTTCTTAACTCAGGTTCCCAATCCTTTTGCTGTGCTGTCTTGCCTTTCAGATTGTGTTCAGTGTGGACCCTCCTGAAGGCAGCTCTGGTTCCCTGGTAGGGCTGGGTATCTCACATTCCTATAAGGTAAGAGCAACTTCCAGGATGTGGGCTAGTAGAGAGGTCTCGTAGACCTGTGGGAGAGTTGCTGTAGGACTTGGGCAGGCGTGTATGTATGTTTGTCCTTCCAGGTACACATCCACCCTGAAACCAGCCACTGGAAGGCAGCTCAGCATTCAGATGCCTGGAGCACCACTACAACTAGGAAACAAGGTACAAACCTGTACTGCAGGAAATTTTCTACTCTGTCCATCTTTTGCACAGTAGTACTATCACATGTGGAGTCATGCACACTTATGCCCACTAAAAGCCAGAGACCTTGGAGGAAGCTGGAAGCACTGTTATATACCCAGAGTCACCTAGTAGGGCAGTGGCAGAACCAAGGCCCTGCAAGGTCTCCCCTCCCTCACTTAGGGTATACTTCTTTGaattttatctatctgtctgtctgtctgtctgtctatctatctatctatttatttggatttttgagacagagtctctttctctgtatacccctggctggccttgaactctgcttttcgagtgctgggattaaaggtatgcactgccTTGTCTTAGCACTGGGATCTTGTCTGCAGTCTGCCCCACCTACCTTACATGATAGTTAGCCCTGGCAACTGGCAATGAGTCTGGCTTCACAGATGTGCCTTGTGGCAACCACTGACTCAGATGACACTCAGCCTACATGTCAAGTTTGCTCCTTAGCAAGGCTACAGCACCAGCTCCCACATCTCTCACATTGTCCAGCAATGCCTTGCCTGTGAGCTTCTGTTCCTATCTTTCCATTTTTGTAgaccactttttttttgggggggggggctgccttgttttgcttagtttttttccccaagatagggtctcactatgtagctttagctgtcttggaactcactgtgtggaccaggctagccttgaactcacagtgatctgccagcctctgcctcccaagtgcatgctACTACATCCTGAGTCTGCTTTGTAACTTACAGGTTGCAGCCTTAGCAAAAGCAGTCCAATGGAGCTTGTATGGATGCTATCATTTAAGTCATTCTGGcctagagggaggaaagggttagaGGAATGACGTGTTCAGCAGGAGCTGTGGTGTGGTTCTGCCCCCTAGGGGCCTCCCTACTGTACAAAATACCCTCTTCCAAGCAAAAAGTGTCCTTCATGATAATGATGCCTTGTGAGGTTGGTGGGTGCTTTGGTACTGAAGAGTTCTCAAAAGTAGTCTTCCCTAGAGGGTATTTATATGAAATGAGTTTATTGAGGTTGTTGACAGCTTCAAGCTCAAGCAGGGCAGGTTCTAACCTAGGATGGAAATCGTCTCTGATGGCATCAGACTTTGCCTTCAGTGACTTTTAAGTTGtggtgttttaatttttggaGCTTCCAGAGATCACTGGGCATGAGCAGTGTGTGGTTCTAGTCAGTAAGGCATTGCTTGGAACTCTTCTGAATCAGTGACCTTGCTTGCTGCTGATGTGACCAGAGTCTGGGACTTTGATACCCTTTTTAGCAGTTATACTTTAAATGTCAGGAGTTTGGatgctttttctttcctgtgtgccTTTGGCAGAGTAACTCCAAGTCCAGTGCCACATGTCATGGTTTCTACATAAGTTAAAGGTTGGGGCCAGATGTCTTTGTATCTGCTAGTATCCTGAGTCAACCTCTTTCTTGCTCTCTGGACCCCTGAGGGGGGCTAGGTTATAGGCTGGGCTTATTCCCAGCTCAGACCTTGCCTTTTGTCCGGGTATATGTATCTGGGCCTATGTGACTGCAGATGGTTTGCTATCTCCACACAGTAGGTTAAGATGGTGGACCCTGGTCCTGTCCTCATCCCACTTCTCCTCCAGGGAAGGTGCTGAGCTACTGGTGCTTCAGTCCCAGCCACAGCATGCGTGACCTGCTCTTCCAAGGAGTCCGAACCCTCATCCTCACCAGTGGCACACTGGCTCCGCTGTCCTCCTTTGCTCTGGAGATGCAGATGTATGAGACACCTCTGGCTGGAAGTCAAAAAACTAGGAACAtggtggatggggggggggggtggggatgctGGCCTGGACTCCAGGGCTTCCTGTGGGCCAGGGTCCAGAAGGGTCTCAGACCTCAGGTCTATTTGTTATCTATTTCCTCTGGCCATTCCCAGCCCATTTCCAGTCTGTCTGGAGAACCCACACATCATTGGCAGGAATCAGCTCTGGGTGGGGGTTGTCCCCAGAGGCCCTGATGGTGTCCAGCTGAGCTCTGCCTATGACAAAAGGTAAGGGTCCTAGTTTTGGGCTTTTCTGCAATGTTATGGATTGCTGAGATCTAGGCCTCTCTCATGGCAGCAGCCTCTAATTGTACAGGTTTTCTAAGGAGTGCTTATCTTCCTTGGGGAAGGCTCTGGGTAAGTACTACTCCAcacaattccttccttccttaggaGACCCTTATTCATAAATGGTCTGGTTCTAGACCCTCTATCCTGTTCCATCCCATGGGGGTTAGGGACTTGGTACTTCCCCATTTCCATTCCTGAGAACCAACAGGGCCCTCAGCAGTCTTCTAAGCCTTGCCTGGACCACAGCTATGACATTTCCAGGCAACATCGCTCGTGTGGTGCCCCAGGGGCTTCTGGTGTTCTTCCCTTCCTACCCTGTCATGGAGAAAAGCCTGGAGTTCTGGCGGGTGCGTTCTCCTACATATCCACCTGAGAGATGGAACTCCCAATATGACTGAAAATCTGGGCAAGGTAGTTGGAAAGAGCCATGAAACGGGGCTATAGCTACAGCCCTTACCTATCCATTCACATCCTGTCTTTCTCCCATAGGCCCAAGACTTGATCAAGAAGGTGGAGGTACTGAAGCCTCTATTTGTGGAACCCAGGAACAAAGGCAGTTTCTCAGAGGTCTGTGACAAACTAGGAGTCAGGTGGTGCTTGTTTCTACCACCCCTCAGAGCCTCCGGCTGACCACTGTCTCTGACCAGGGACCCTGGCTAGCTCCAGGCGGCCTGTTCTGGGCTGTGTGCTTACTTCCAAGTGTGTCACCTTTTAGAAGGCCTCTGACATGGTCTGGCATGTAGATAATGGCccctcatcctcctgcctgagtCCTTGGAACCCAGCAGCTACCCTGGCTGTGGGGTTCCCTGTGTTTTCTGGAAACACTGGGCAGGCTCTGGGTGTTGGGTGTACCTCTGCTGGTAATGGGATCGTGAAAATGCTCTCTGAACCCTCATGTCCCACCCAGCTGAGACCATCCTTTATCTTAGAAAATAAGATTTGGGTGTCACTTGAGAGGGACAGGAAGCTAAACCTGGCTGACCATCCTTTTCATCTAGGTCATTGATGCCTACTACCAGCGAGTTGCTTCCCCTGGGTCTAGTGGGGCCACCTTCTTAGCAGTGTGCCGGGGAAAGGTGAGGTCTCTGCAGGTCATTCTCTTTATTCTTACCTGTTTTCCTTGCATAGGCTGAAACAAGGCTCCTGCCTTGGATCCTACATCTAACAAGCAAATTAGTAAGGAGCCATACTAGGGGCCCTACTGGGCACTAGTAGCCAAGGCCAAAGTTAGGCAGGAGGTTGGTTCTGAGTGTGGCAGAATTAAAATGGGCCCAGCTGTGGACCTTATCTGAGGATGGACCTTTCTCTTGTCCCTGCAATATCTGGAATAGATGGCTGGAAGGGTTAGGGCATGGGCAGACCCCAAGCCAGGGTAGAGACCAACATGGCAGAGGAGTGCCTGTTTTCTGTGTTCTAGGCCAGCGAAGGGCTGGACTTCTCAGACATGAACGGTCGTGGTGTGATTGTCACGGGCCTCCCATATCCTCCACGAATGGATCCCCGTGTTGTCCTCAAGATGCAGTTCTTGGATGAGTTGAGAAGCCAGAGTAGGGCTGGAGGTCAGGTGAGGTACCACAGGGCTGGGTTAGCAGGAAACTTTAGGGACCAAGGACCATAATAGCCAAAATTATTTCCTCTTTAGTGCCTCTCTGGGCAGGAGTGGTACCAGCAACAGGCATCCAGGGCTGTGAACCAGGCTATTGGGAGGGTTATCCGACACCGCCATGACTATGGAGCCATCTTCCTATGTGACCACAGGTACAGGAGGGCTCTGTGGTGATGTGCATTTCTTTCCACTTTCTAGGCCCTGGGCCCTTTTCTCCCCTGTATGAAGCCTGGAGCAGCCTTTCTTGCTCTGTCAATAGATACTGTAGCCTTCACTTTGAGGCTTCAGGGCAGGGATGGCCCTTGAGCTGATAGCCACACATTCACCCTCCAGGTTCGCTTATGCTGATGCCAGAGCCCAGCTGCCCTCCTGGGTGCGCCCCTACCTGAAGGTGTATGACAACTTTGGCCATGTCATCCGAGATGTAGCCCAGTTCTTCCGTATTGCTCAGAAAACCGTGAGCTCCAAATGTCCAGTTGACTTGCCTGTGTCACATAGAAAGGCTGGAGTCCCTTCTCTGAGGAGCAGTGGATACAAACCTTCTCCTTACCTTATAATTCTACAGATGCCTTTGCCAGTTCCCCAAGCTGTGACCTCAAGTGTAAGTGAGAGAGAAGTTTCTGTCAAGGAGGCTACATTGTCCAGCCCTCTTCTCTCCACCCGGAAAGCCATGAGCTTGGATGTACATGTGCCGAGCCTGAGGCAGAAGCCCATAGGTGTGTGGGGCTGGGTACAAACTACACATGACAGAGACAGTATCCTTGCTTCCTGGTAAGCTTTCCTGTCAACACATTTCTTTAGGATTATCAACTTCTGGAGACTCTGAGAGCAGCCTGTGTGTCGAGTATGAGCAGCAGCCACTTTCTGCCCAGCAGAGGCCCGTGGGGCTGCTAGCCGCTTTAGAGTACAACGAGCAGAAGGGTGGGGCATCTGAGAAAGAGCAGGTATGAGGCAGGGCGAGGGTGTCTGGCCTGAACATGGACCCTTTCCAGCACACAGGTGGGCAGGTGAGAGATCTCAGCACCTCCACTGTACTATGCCTCATCCCCAGAGCCTGGTTCCCATGACCACCAGGTCTTTGGTGGGTCAGTCTGGCACAGTCTACTCAAAATTTAGCACATCTTGCCCCCAGCTATGCCCAAAGCTGTCCTTTTTTCCAGCCTGTGTGGTGTGAATAGAATCTCAAGTTCCTTTTCCTCAACTTTGCCTCAAACCCTGTAAGTTCCTAGGTTTGACTTGGagctccttccttccattcctgcTCTGACAATCAGTTAACCACAACCTGTCCTTCCTGTGGCTCTCTCACTGCTACCTGCAAACAAGGGCAAATGGCATGATATAAAAGGGACAGAATCTCAGCATTGCCACCAGGATTGGGGCATGATACCCTCCCCCTTCAGCCCTCTATTTAGGACCACTGGACCCAAAAGAATATCACAGGTGCTTTGGGAACTCTGGGTTTGGGTTAGGACCACAGCTGTATTTCCCTCAGGCACTTGGCTCCTCCACCCTGTCTCTACAGTGTGAGAAGAGGATGTGTGTtgagcagagaggaggaaagaggaaagtcaGGCTGGTCAGCCATCCGGTATGTCAGCCAGCCCTGCAGCCAAGCTAGCTGCCTGTGGGCAAATGTGGCAATCTTGCCTCTGGTGCCCATTGTCCCTAACCAAGCAGGGGTGTGGTTAGACTTGAATAGCTATAATATTGATAATCTAGGGGCTCTAATTTGCCATTCTTTCTCTAAGaggataccccccccccccccagtgttttttagttttgagatagggtcacaaaaaggctggccttgaactcactatgtaaccaagaaTGACTTTTaactcctgttcctcctgcctctacctcctaagtgctgggattataggcatgtgccaccatgctcacccTGCTAAGAGACTCTTCTTTTCCAGCCCTGCTTAAgagatctttctttttctgctggaATCTGGCCTCTTAGGCCCATTTGATTTGGGGTTTATAACTGGTTGTGGTTTCCTCCACCATAATGAGCAGAATGGCTTGGTACTAGCTTTTTCTGAGTGTGGACACTGAATTATCTGTATGAGGAGATGCAGTGTGTTCTTAGTCTCAGATGAAAACTTGAGTTACAGCCTGAGCCATTAACCCCTTGCCTGCTGGAAAGCCTCAAGTGGTGACTTTTGTCCTTAACCTGCTAGTGAGAAGAATCAGACAGTGCCCAGGAGGGCTGatgcaacaggaagtagactagcTGTGGGGGGCCTGAGCCTAACGATGAGTGGAAATGATAGGAGTGGGAGCTGCCTTGGTTTACATAGTTCTATATAGGTCTGAGATGTATAGAACTAGGGTTGAATCTGTTGAAGTGTTCTCCACAGCTACATCTGCTGTGGGGCAGTAAGCCACATAGGTTCCCTATAGGTTTCTGACTGCCTTTGGTGTGGTTTCAGACAGGCCTAAGCTTCACCACACACCAGAACTGGACCTTCCTTCTCCAGCAGCCCTCTCCGCTTTTTGTCCCAGTAGATGGTTCATAGGCAGTAGCTTGAATGGCAAGTCATTGTCCCCTGACCCTAGACTCTGTACTGCCTTCAAGGCAGAAGGGAAGGGCTGACTCTCATAGGGCTTTTGATTATATGTCTTGCAGACGGAACCGATGACAGGCACACAGGACAGAGCCAAGCTGTTCATGGTAGCGGTGAAGCAAGCATTGAGTCAAGCCAGCTTCGACACCTTTGCCCGGGCTCTGCAGCACTATAAGGGTTCTGATGACTTTGAGGCCCTAGTAGCTTCTCTCACCTGCCTCTTTGCTGAAGACCCCAAGAAGCACATCCTATTTAAAGGTACCTTCAAATTTCTGCTATTGGGATTTCTGCTAGTGGTGGGGTGGGACTGGTTAGGGGGGCTACTAGGGCCCAGGGTGTCTCTGTTTCCTAGAGAAAGGGCCTGGTGGGTAGGCCATGGTCCACAGAGCCCCTAGCCATAAATCACAGTGTATAAAGCCTATATAGACTCAGACATCTACTTCCCACAGACTTCTACCAGTTTGTACGACCCCATCACAAGCAGCAGTTTGAAGACATCTGCTTCCAGCTAACAGGCCAAGTCTGTGGCTACCAGCCAGGGCACGACCTTCCCTTCAGAGAACAAGCACAGTCAGCTGCGGACTCCACCAGTGAGCAAGGGCCCTTGCTAGACCCTCAACCTCAGATATGAAGGGCAGTTTACACCTGAGATGGGCATAGTAGGCATCCCTAGGCTTTTGCTTGGCTACTTAGATTAGCCAAGCATGATTCTCCCTGATTCTGTTGCCCAAGGGTAGCACTATTTGTTGGGTGAACTCTGTTTCCTAGCCTAGGCATCCAAGAGACCTGCCCCTGGAGAATTCATGCTAGAGTCTTGGCAGCTGGGCACTTGTCCTACTTCTGAGTAGCTGAGCTGGCCCCTCCACAGAGTCAGTACCTGTTCCACTGCTTGATGCAGGGCAGGTGTGGCAGAGGGACTTTAATTCAATTGGGAGAATTCATCTTTTGGGCTTGGTATTCATTAAGGTTCCTAGTGTCTGTACTTATGCTCCTGAGCTGGACCCATTGTCTGGGCCCTCCAAGCCAGTTCGGTGGGTCTCTGATGTGTGCCTGATGTCATGGTCCCCTTCCTATCTTAGAATTATGAGGTCTAGTCTCAGGAGCATGTTTTTCTGGGAAGGAGAGAGTCAGAGCCTAAATTGACCTTGTTTGAAGGTGTAGGTAGACAGCTGGACCCTGGAGAGCACCTGAACCAGGGGAGACCTCACCTGTCTGCCCATCTGCTCCCTAAAGGTACTTGGCTCCTAACAACCACAGGTGGGACTTAAAAATCCTTGAAGAGTCGTGTTGGACTTGCTTGATTCTTAAACACATTTGTCCTGAGCATCTAACAGACTCTTCTGGAAGGAAGTGGAGTAGGGAGGGACTCCCAAGCCataagacacccccccccccagtaatcTCTCTCTCATAAGGAGACCCCAGCAATTGTCCAAAAGTGGGATGTACAGTAGAGAGACCCGGCCAGCCTGCCGTGAGTACCTACCTGTCTGACGTCCGCAAAGCTCTGGGATCTACAGGCTGCAGCCAGCTTATGGCAGCTCTGAGGGCATATAAACAGGATGACGACCTGGGCAAGGTGCTGGCTGTGGTAGCAGCACTGACCACTGCAAAACCTGAACACTTGTCCCTGATGCAGAGTAGGTAGTCCTTGGCTGTAGAGCATAGGTTCTGGGGAAAAGGTGGTGTGGGGGCTATATATGAGAAGTGCAGAGCCTCAGCAAAAGTTCCCTACAGGGTTTGGCATGTTTGTGCGTCCCCACCACAAGCCTCACTTCCTACAGACCTGTGCAGATCTGACAGGCCTTCCTACCACAAGCAAGGGCTTGGAACTGCCAGGTCCCAAGGATGAGAGCATCACTGTGCCTTCTGAACTTGCCCATGAGGACACAAAACCAGGTGAGGGCCCACCTTAGGACTCCCTCGACCCCCGCCCTGTCACCCTGAGCCTCTCACGGCACCTAGGAGTTAACAGGAGGGAAACACATAAGCTTCTTATACTCATTGCTGTCTGTAGGTCCCTCAGTGCCCAAGAAACCTGAGAAGACCCAGAGTAAGATCTCATCCTTCCTCAGACAGAGGCCAGACCAGAGTGTAAGGTCTGATAATTGTACCCCAGAGCCCATGAAGCATGTGAAGCCTGAGTGGAGTAAGCAATAGGGGCTACAGGGACTGTTGGTTATGGCAGGCCACCGGAACTCTGTGCTCACTTAGACCTCCTACAGCAGCATTTGTGTGCCCGGCCTGTGCAGCTGAAGACACTGTGCTTTTCCAGTGCCCCTCCTGTGATTTCTACCGTTGTCGGGCTTGTTGGCAACTGCAACTCAAGGTTGGAGCCTGACCTTCTCTAGCCCATCAGGCATCTCCCCAGGTGGTGGGCTGAGGGGCATAGGGTGCGCACTTAGCCAGGCTGCAGTGCCTAGCAGGCAGGTATTTCCACAGGTCTCTAGAATGTGTCCAGATTGTGGTGCTGTTAATAGGAAGCAAAGCCTTACACAGGTCTTCTGGCCGAAGCCCCAGTAAACACAAATGGAGACTTGGGAGCCCTGATGTGGCCAGACATTGGCTGACCCACTATAAGTCTCATCTTGGCCATCTAGTGGGATCTGAACCTACCTGTGAGAAACCCTGAAACTTCAGGGCATGGAGTGGGTCTGCTAGATGCCTCCTTGccagaggtttttttgttttgtttctttggggggGTGCCCATATTGGCATTGTGCCTGTATTACTAAAGGGATGGGCTTTTCAATAAAACCAACAATTGTCAAGATGGTGTCTATGTCCTGGGCTTGGACAATTTGAGTGTCATGAGGTGCTAGGTATACTGgtacaaaccttttttttttttttttaaattttttgagacagggtttctctgtgtagcttcacgcctttcctggagctcacttggtagaccaggctagcctcgaaatcacagagacccgcctggctctgcctcccaagtgctgggattaaaggtgtgctgcaccaccaccaccaccaccaccaccaccaccaccaccaccaccaccaccggctggtacaaacctttaatccctaTAGAAGCAGATAAATTTCtcctagtttcaggacagccaaagctagagattctgcctcaaaaacaaacaaaatattgctggtacacacctttaatcctagcacttaggaagctgtcttagagtttgaggccagccttgttcagggctacacagagaaacactcaaaaatatatacatagaagGACAAAGGTCTGGGAAGAGCCCTTCTTACAGACCTGCTGTGTTCTCCATGTTCAGCTAGCTTCCAAACCAATAGGGACCCATTCCTTCATCTTTCTCATAGATTTCTTCTTCCACCACCCATGCCCCAAAGCCCTTCTGGGTGGTTCCAGGTCTCATCTGTATGAAATTTTCCAGCCTAGCCACATTGGAAGCTagtgtgtgtatgcgcacactTCCCCTGAGCTTGAGCATGGGAGTTCTTAGCCTTTCAGCTCCATCTGGCACTAGTATGATTGCTCCTGGTGGATGCCTGGCATCAAGTGAGATTATAGAAGCTTAGGACTTAAGATGCTGGAGGAAGGTAGATTCTAGGTAGTCCCTGTCCTCTTCCAGCCACTTCATTAGGCACCTAAAAGCAGGAATACTCAGTGGAGCCTGTGCCCTACAGGCACCTCAGCTAGCTACTCAAGTTCAGAGCAGTGTCACTCTCACCATAACTGCTCTGCCCTGGCCTAGATTTGGCTTTCAACTTTGCCCATTTCCTCCTCTTAGAACCAGGACCTGGTAAG harbors:
- the Rtel1 gene encoding regulator of telomere elongation helicase 1 isoform X7; translated protein: MPRVVLDGVTVDFPFQPYQCQQEYMTKVLECLQKGVNGILESPTGTGKTLCLLCTTLAWREHLRDAVSSLKIAERVQGELFASRSLSSWNAAATSGDPIACYTDIPKIIYASRTHSQLTQVISELRNTSYRPKVCVLGSREQLCIHPEVKKQESHHMQIHLCRKKVASRSCHFYNNVEEKSLEQELATPILDIEDLVKNGSKHKVCPYYLSRNMKQQADIIFMPYNYLLDAKAGFLGLKSRKAHNIDLKGTVVIFDEAHNVEKICEESASFDLTPRDVASGLEAINQVLEEQARVAQQGELQVEFSADTPGTGLNMELEDIAKLKMILLRLEGAIDAVQLPGDDRGVTKPGSYIFELFAEAQITFQTKGCILESLDQIIQHLAGRTGVFTNTVGLQKLMDIIQIVFSVDPPEGSSGSLVGLGISHSYKVHIHPETSHWKAAQHSDAWSTTTTRKQGKVLSYWCFSPSHSMRDLLFQGVRTLILTSGTLAPLSSFALEMQIPFPVCLENPHIIGRNQLWVGVVPRGPDGVQLSSAYDKRFSKECLSSLGKALGNIARVVPQGLLVFFPSYPVMEKSLEFWRAQDLIKKVEVLKPLFVEPRNKGSFSEVIDAYYQRVASPGSSGATFLAVCRGKASEGLDFSDMNGRGVIVTGLPYPPRMDPRVVLKMQFLDELRSQSRAGGQCLSGQEWYQQQASRAVNQAIGRVIRHRHDYGAIFLCDHRFAYADARAQLPSWVRPYLKVYDNFGHVIRDVAQFFRIAQKTMPLPVPQAVTSSVSEREVSVKEATLSSPLLSTRKAMSLDVHVPSLRQKPIGLSTSGDSESSLCVEYEQQPLSAQQRPVGLLAALEYNEQKGGASEKEQALGSSTLSLQCEKRMCVEQRGGKRKVRLVSHPTEPMTGTQDRAKLFMVAVKQALSQASFDTFARALQHYKGSDDFEALVASLTCLFAEDPKKHILFKDFYQFVRPHHKQQFEDICFQLTGQVCGYQPGHDLPFREQAQSAADSTSVGRQLDPGEHLNQGRPHLSAHLLPKGDPSNCPKVGCTVERPGQPAVSTYLSDVRKALGSTGCSQLMAALRAYKQDDDLGKVLAVVAALTTAKPEHLSLMQRFGMFVRPHHKPHFLQTCADLTGLPTTSKGLELPGPKDESITVPSELAHEDTKPGPSVPKKPEKTQSKISSFLRQRPDQSVRSDNCTPEPMKHVKPEWTAFVCPACAAEDTVLFQCPSCDFYRCRACWQLQLKVSRMCPDCGAVNRKQSLTQVFWPKPQ
- the Rtel1 gene encoding regulator of telomere elongation helicase 1 isoform X4, giving the protein MPRVVLDGVTVDFPFQPYQCQQEYMTKVLECLQKGVNGILESPTGTGKTLCLLCTTLAWREHLRDAVSSLKIAERVQGELFASRSLSSWNAAATSGDPIACYTDIPKIIYASRTHSQLTQVISELRNTSYRPKVCVLGSREQLCIHPEVKKQESHHMQIHLCRKKVASRSCHFYNNVEEKSLEQELATPILDIEDLVKNGSKHKVCPYYLSRNMKQQADIIFMPYNYLLDAKAGFLGLKSRKAHNIDLKGTVVIFDEAHNVEKICEESASFDLTPRDVASGLEAINQVLEEQARVAQQGELQVEFSADTPGTGLNMELEDIAKLKMILLRLEGAIDAVQLPGDDRGVTKPGSYIFELFAEAQITFQTKGCILESLDQIIQHLAGRTGVFTNTVGLQKLMDIIQIVFSVDPPEGSSGSLVGLGISHSYKVHIHPETSHWKAAQHSDAWSTTTTRKQGKVLSYWCFSPSHSMRDLLFQGVRTLILTSGTLAPLSSFALEMQIPFPVCLENPHIIGRNQLWVGVVPRGPDGVQLSSAYDKRFSKECLSSLGKALGNIARVVPQGLLVFFPSYPVMEKSLEFWRAQDLIKKVEVLKPLFVEPRNKGSFSEVIDAYYQRVASPGSSGATFLAVCRGKASEGLDFSDMNGRGVIVTGLPYPPRMDPRVVLKMQFLDELRSQSRAGGQCLSGQEWYQQQASRAVNQAIGRVIRHRHDYGAIFLCDHRFAYADARAQLPSWVRPYLKVYDNFGHVIRDVAQFFRIAQKTMPLPVPQAVTSSVSEREVSVKEATLSSPLLSTRKAMSLDVHVPSLRQKPIGLSTSGDSESSLCVEYEQQPLSAQQRPVGLLAALEYNEQKGGASEKEQCEKRMCVEQRGGKRKVRLVSHPTEPMTGTQDRAKLFMVAVKQALSQASFDTFARALQHYKGSDDFEALVASLTCLFAEDPKKHILFKDFYQFVRPHHKQQFEDICFQLTGQVCGYQPGHDLPFREQAQSAADSTSVGRQLDPGEHLNQGRPHLSAHLLPKGDPSNCPKVGCTVERPGQPAVSTYLSDVRKALGSTGCSQLMAALRAYKQDDDLGKVLAVVAALTTAKPEHLSLMQRFGMFVRPHHKPHFLQTCADLTGLPTTSKGLELPGPKDESITVPSELAHEDTKPGPSVPKKPEKTQSKISSFLRQRPDQSVRPPELCAHLDLLQQHLCARPVQLKTLCFSSAPPVISTVVGLVGNCNSRSLECVQIVVLLIGSKALHRSSGRSPSKHKWRLGSPDVARHWLTHYKSHLGHLVGSEPTCEKP
- the Rtel1 gene encoding regulator of telomere elongation helicase 1 isoform X8 codes for the protein MPRVVLDGVTVDFPFQPYQCQQEYMTKVLECLQKGVNGILESPTGTGKTLCLLCTTLAWREHLRDAVSSLKIAERVQGELFASRSLSSWNAAATSGDPIACYTDIPKIIYASRTHSQLTQVISELRNTSYRPKVCVLGSREQLCIHPEVKKQESHHMQIHLCRKKVASRSCHFYNNVEEKSLEQELATPILDIEDLVKNGSKHKVCPYYLSRNMKQQADIIFMPYNYLLDAKAGFLGLKSRKAHNIDLKGTVVIFDEAHNVEKICEESASFDLTPRDVASGLEAINQVLEEQARVAQQGELQVEFSADTPGTGLNMELEDIAKLKMILLRLEGAIDAVQLPGDDRGVTKPGSYIFELFAEAQITFQTKGCILESLDQIIQHLAGRTGVFTNTVGLQKLMDIIQIVFSVDPPEGSSGSLVGLGISHSYKVHIHPETSHWKAAQHSDAWSTTTTRKQGKVLSYWCFSPSHSMRDLLFQGVRTLILTSGTLAPLSSFALEMQIPFPVCLENPHIIGRNQLWVGVVPRGPDGVQLSSAYDKRFSKECLSSLGKALGNIARVVPQGLLVFFPSYPVMEKSLEFWRAQDLIKKVEVLKPLFVEPRNKGSFSEVIDAYYQRVASPGSSGATFLAVCRGKASEGLDFSDMNGRGVIVTGLPYPPRMDPRVVLKMQFLDELRSQSRAGGQCLSGQEWYQQQASRAVNQAIGRVIRHRHDYGAIFLCDHRFAYADARAQLPSWVRPYLKVYDNFGHVIRDVAQFFRIAQKTMPLPVPQAVTSSVSEREVSVKEATLSSPLLSTRKAMSLDVHVPSLRQKPIGLSTSGDSESSLCVEYEQQPLSAQQRPVGLLAALEYNEQKGGASEKEQTEPMTGTQDRAKLFMVAVKQALSQASFDTFARALQHYKGSDDFEALVASLTCLFAEDPKKHILFKDFYQFVRPHHKQQFEDICFQLTGQVCGYQPGHDLPFREQAQSAADSTSVGRQLDPGEHLNQGRPHLSAHLLPKGDPSNCPKVGCTVERPGQPAVSTYLSDVRKALGSTGCSQLMAALRAYKQDDDLGKVLAVVAALTTAKPEHLSLMQRFGMFVRPHHKPHFLQTCADLTGLPTTSKGLELPGPKDESITVPSELAHEDTKPGPSVPKKPEKTQSKISSFLRQRPDQSVRPPELCAHLDLLQQHLCARPVQLKTLCFSSAPPVISTVVGLVGNCNSRSLECVQIVVLLIGSKALHRSSGRSPSKHKWRLGSPDVARHWLTHYKSHLGHLVGSEPTCEKP